A single genomic interval of Candidatus Binatia bacterium harbors:
- a CDS encoding outer membrane lipoprotein-sorting protein, which yields MCLGLILLSLSQTSHAADERAQEAVDRVARLFSSKSSIATVKMQISNENGQRNLSMKIWSRGTDNVLLRIDGPQEEAGTAVLKVGSDIWYYLPKSNRTVKVPPSMTMTSWMGSDFTVDDLVKESLLARDYSIAPFFEGERGGVAVYEYTLTPKPKAAVVWGKIIVQLYQVNMMPTWQGYYDEDGKLVRERTFSEYKTMGGRFIPTRLVMRPVAKPGEQTTIVFEDISFDVPISAETFSLSNLKR from the coding sequence ATGTGCCTTGGGCTGATATTGCTGAGTCTGAGTCAGACATCTCATGCTGCGGACGAACGTGCGCAAGAGGCGGTGGACCGGGTGGCGCGGCTCTTTAGCAGTAAGTCCAGCATCGCAACGGTGAAAATGCAGATCTCCAACGAAAACGGGCAACGGAACCTGTCGATGAAGATCTGGTCGCGCGGAACGGACAACGTCCTCCTCCGCATCGACGGTCCGCAAGAGGAAGCCGGCACGGCCGTCCTCAAAGTCGGCAGCGACATCTGGTACTATCTGCCGAAATCGAACCGCACGGTTAAGGTGCCTCCTTCCATGACGATGACCTCGTGGATGGGAAGCGACTTCACCGTCGATGATCTGGTGAAAGAGAGTCTGCTCGCGCGCGACTATTCTATTGCGCCCTTCTTTGAAGGAGAGCGCGGTGGAGTTGCCGTGTACGAATATACCCTGACACCCAAGCCGAAAGCGGCGGTGGTGTGGGGGAAAATCATTGTGCAGCTCTACCAGGTCAACATGATGCCCACATGGCAGGGCTATTATGATGAGGACGGGAAGCTGGTCCGGGAGCGGACCTTTTCCGAGTACAAAACGATGGGCGGGAGGTTCATTCCTACGCGCCTGGTCATGCGGCCGGTGGCCAAGCCTGGTGAGCAGACCACGATCGTGTTCGAAGATATCAGCTTCGACGTGCCGATCAGCGCGGAAACGTTTTCCCTGTCCAACCTGAAGCGATGA
- a CDS encoding ABC transporter permease, translating into MSRRLPQLAWRNLWRNPRRTSITMAAIALGYAMLLFVACLMEGLRQQMIENGTNLVFSQIQVHAPGYYPNRSLQKTLGAGPGTDVSAMLAAVTADHRVYAATPRVYGHGLASAAHQSGGVELMGVAPDQEQQVTVLHTRIVKGSYLNERMPKGIVMGDRLATTIGVGVGSEIALLAQAADGSMGDDLYAVAGIFHTGIEPMDRGLVLMSLSSLQELLHLAPGRIHEVGIKLHDATEAVAVAGTLEAELGKTLPVRVRAWPELAPELAAYVQFNRSVTVMLFFIFFLLAVMGIMNTMLMAVFERTRELGMLMGLGMRPVQVVGLVLAEATGLAVVSLVLGVALGAPLLWYLQVHGLELGGVANEISVAGVPVGHLWYGRQDFSAYSQAALGLAITAVVSALYPALRAAHYRPTEALRKA; encoded by the coding sequence ATGAGCCGACGGCTTCCCCAACTGGCTTGGCGCAATCTCTGGCGCAATCCTCGCCGTACGTCCATCACGATGGCGGCCATTGCCTTGGGCTACGCCATGCTGCTGTTCGTTGCGTGCCTGATGGAAGGCCTGCGGCAGCAGATGATTGAGAACGGCACGAACCTTGTTTTCTCCCAGATCCAGGTGCACGCTCCTGGTTACTACCCCAATCGTTCCCTTCAAAAGACCCTGGGAGCGGGACCAGGGACGGATGTCAGCGCGATGCTTGCTGCGGTCACGGCTGATCACCGAGTGTATGCCGCTACTCCGAGAGTGTACGGCCACGGCTTGGCAAGTGCCGCTCACCAATCCGGGGGAGTGGAGCTCATGGGGGTCGCCCCTGATCAGGAACAACAGGTTACCGTCCTGCATACCAGGATAGTCAAAGGGAGCTACCTGAACGAACGGATGCCAAAGGGTATCGTGATGGGAGACAGACTCGCCACCACCATTGGCGTCGGAGTCGGATCAGAAATCGCCCTGTTGGCGCAGGCGGCCGATGGGTCGATGGGGGACGACCTGTACGCAGTTGCGGGGATTTTTCATACCGGTATTGAGCCCATGGACCGGGGTCTGGTGCTCATGTCTCTCTCTTCTCTACAGGAGCTCTTGCACTTGGCGCCCGGCAGGATCCATGAAGTGGGCATCAAGCTGCACGACGCCACCGAGGCTGTTGCCGTGGCTGGGACACTCGAGGCCGAACTCGGCAAGACCCTTCCCGTTCGAGTCCGGGCCTGGCCTGAACTGGCGCCGGAGCTTGCCGCGTATGTGCAGTTCAATCGCAGTGTTACCGTCATGCTCTTTTTTATATTTTTTCTTCTCGCGGTTATGGGCATCATGAACACCATGCTCATGGCGGTCTTTGAGCGCACCCGGGAGCTGGGAATGCTTATGGGCCTGGGAATGCGTCCGGTTCAGGTCGTCGGTCTCGTCCTGGCAGAAGCGACAGGATTGGCGGTCGTCAGCCTGGTCCTAGGAGTAGCGCTTGGGGCTCCGCTTCTCTGGTATCTGCAGGTCCATGGTCTGGAATTGGGCGGCGTCGCCAACGAAATCTCTGTGGCTGGAGTACCGGTGGGTCATTTGTGGTACGGCCGGCAAGATTTTTCTGCGTATTCCCAAGCGGCTCTGGGGCTAGCCATCACGGCCGTCGTCTCCGCCCTGTATCCGGCGTTACGGGCAGCGCACTATCGGCCGACGGAAGCGCTGCGGAAGGCCTAG